GTCGGCCAGCGCGGCTTCGGCCTGCTGCTGTGCCTTCTCCAGCACGGCGTCGGCTTTGGCGGCGTCGGCGTGCAACACCGCCCTCGCGGCCTTCACCTGCATCTGCACCACGGTCAGCGAATGCCCGAGTCCGTCGTGGATGTCGCGGGCCACGCGGTTGCGTTCCTGTGCGGTGGCAAGGCGTTCCGCCTGCGCGGCGTAGTCGCGCAAGCGCTCGTGCGCCTCGCCGAGTTCACGCCGCGTCTTCTGTTCCCGTTGCAGCAGTTCCGTGACGACCGCGGCGAACAGCACCGAGGCGAACAGGCCAATCCCTTCGCGCAGCGCCTCGTGCCAGGCCATGCCGACGTGAGCCATCGGGACGAGCAGGATCACCAGCGCGGTACCTGCCCGGGGGAGCAGCAGCACGCACTGGCTCCCCAGCACCACGAAGAAGAGCGTGGCACCGACACCGGGATCGAAGATGAACACCGCGTAGGCGAGCGGAAGCTGGAGCACGACGTACGCGATCGACCAGCGGAGCTGCCCGCGCCGGTGCACCCAGAGGAAACCGGCGGTGCCGAGTGCGGTGAACACCGCGCCGAGCGGGATCGCCCACAGGGCCTCACGCGAAGCGAGCGCGCCGATCACCAGCGTGAGGAACGCACCGCCGGTGAGCACCGCGAGAGCCCGGTTCATGGGGCAACTCTGGGCTTTCCGGCGGCGCCGGTCAACGGAGAACGGGCGGCTGCTTCGGTTCTGC
The genomic region above belongs to Amycolatopsis sp. YIM 10 and contains:
- a CDS encoding sensor histidine kinase, with protein sequence MNRALAVLTGGAFLTLVIGALASREALWAIPLGAVFTALGTAGFLWVHRRGQLRWSIAYVVLQLPLAYAVFIFDPGVGATLFFVVLGSQCVLLLPRAGTALVILLVPMAHVGMAWHEALREGIGLFASVLFAAVVTELLQREQKTRRELGEAHERLRDYAAQAERLATAQERNRVARDIHDGLGHSLTVVQMQVKAARAVLHADAAKADAVLEKAQQQAEAALADVRRSVSSLREPRSIPPLAEALNALADETSAAGVPTGVTISGTERPLSDEAREALYRTAQEGLTNVRKHAAATRAELALDYTDGKVRLSVHDDGTGVVDGRTPGFGLLGLRERAAGLGGRLTFEPGSGKGSELSMEVPE